From Daucus carota subsp. sativus chromosome 6, DH1 v3.0, whole genome shotgun sequence, the proteins below share one genomic window:
- the LOC108192992 gene encoding SKP1-like protein 1A: MSSSPKMISLMSSDNETFEVPEAVALESQTIKHMVEDDCANTTIPLPNVTGSILAKVIEYCKHHVEAPKSEDGAVKPDDDLKAFDADFVKVDQATLFDLILAANYLNIKSLLDLTCQTVADMIKGKTPEEIRKTFNIKNDFTPEEEEEVRRENAWAFE; encoded by the exons ATGTCTTCCTCTCCCAAGATGATCTCTCTGATGAGCTCTGACAACGAGACCTTTGAGGTGCCTGAGGCCGTGGCTTTGGAGTCACAAACCATCAAACACATGGTGGAAGATGACTGTGCAAACACCACAATCCCTCTCCCTAATGTTACTGGCTCTATTCTTGCTAAGGTTATTGAGTACTGCAAGCATCATGTTGAAGCCCCCAAATCTGAGGATGGTGCTGTTAAGCCTGATGATGATCTCAAGGCTTTTGATGCTGATTTTGTCAAGGTTGATCAGGCTACCTTGTTCGATCTCATCTTG GCGGCCAACTACCTTAATATCAAGAGTCTGTTGGATTTGACATGTCAAACTGTTGCTGACATGATCAAGGGAAAGACACCTGAGGAGATAAGGAAAACGTTCAACATCAAGAATGACTTCACTCCGGAGGAAGAGGAGGAGGTCAGGAGGGAGAATGCGTGGGCATTCGAGTAA
- the LOC135147170 gene encoding uncharacterized protein LOC135147170 — MEEVESAPEWLIQRLCTENEEQLVVIAKTLSGIWFARNRRMWEGKHPDSGTTMALSLKQITEWQVAQKKIITPITEHAASVSQCVKWEPPDMGWYKVNVDASVFEGQPSFSIGMVLRNEKREFIAGLNKCLAGNCSVLEPEATGGAKSYELG, encoded by the coding sequence ATGGAGGAAGTAGAATCAGCCCCGGAGTGGCTTATACAGAGACTATGTACTGAAAACGAGGAGCAGTTGGTGGTTATTGCTAAAACTCTTTCGGGTATCTGGTTTGCGAGAAATAGAAGGATGTGGGAAGGAAAGCATCCCGATTCAGGAACAACAATGGCTTTGAGTTTGAAGCAGATTACAGAATGGCAGGTAGCTCAGAAGAAAATAATCACTCCTATTACTGAGCATGCAGCGTCAGTATCGCAATGTGTTAAGTGGGAACCACCAGATATGGGATGGTATAAAGTGAATGTGGATGCAtctgtgttcgaaggacaaccATCTTTTTCTATCGGAATGGTTCTGAGAAACGAGAAGAGAGAGTTTATTGCTGGGCTGAATAAATGCCTTGCTGGTAACTGCTCAGTTCTAGAACCAGAAGCTACGGGGGGTGCAAAAAGCTATGAATTGGGTTGA
- the LOC108224804 gene encoding chloroplast protein FOR GROWTH AND FERTILITY 2 produces the protein MERLVHTNPIPSSTKQLHRPFRPRLDSYKPTTILSSNPNFAALVSLSSNRPFSPLASTFQHSQTQLSVLPHGSPPKPHSIPQPFSKQKKAIVARTVILLSATLLLLIQPLFMSPAFASFPTAGPAAATVGTRLFRNEVLTSAWTGLFAGCLHTLSGPDHLAALAPLSIGRTRMESAAVGALWGCGHDAGQVIFGLVFLLLKDRLQIEVIRTWGTRVVGLTLLVIGAMGIREASEVPTPCVALENGECDVSAYEAFEDPKTGKKKKIGFATFATGIVHGLQPDALMMVLPALALPSRVAGAAFLGMFLVGTVISMGSYTVFIGTCSQALKDRIPRITEKLTWASSLIAIALGLGIIISQYFGFSLY, from the exons ATGGAGAGACTAGTACATACAAACCCTATCCCAAGTTCAACTAAGCAGCTCCATCGACCTTTTCGACCTCGATTAGATTCTTACAAACCCACCACAATTTTGTCTTCAAACCCCAACTTTGCTGCACTTGTCTCCTTGTCCAGCAATCGCCCATTTTCTCCCTTAGCTTCCACATTTCAACATTCTCAAACTCAACTCTCTGTTTTGCCACATGGGTCGCCTCCAAAACCTCATTCCATACCCCAACCATTTTCTAAGCAGAAAAAG GCAATTGTGGCTCGGACTGTAATACTGCTCTCAGCTACCTTGCTGCTGCTGATCCAACCTTTATTCATGTCGCCAGCATTTGCCTCATTTCCTACTGCTGGTCCAGCTGCTGCTACAGTGGGTACTAGGTTATTCCGAAATGAAGTTTTGACTAGTGCTTGGACAGGTCTTTTTGCTGGTTGCTTACACACCCTATCAGGACCTGATCACCTAGCTGCTTTGGCACCACTCTCCATCGGACGCACTCGGATGGAAAGTGCTGCGGTTGGAGCTCTTTGGGGCTGTGGTCATGATGCCGGACAGGTGATTTTCGGCTTGGTCTTTCTTCTCCTGAAAGATCGCCTGCAGATTGAAGTTATTCGTACTTGGGGAACTCGAGTAGTTGGTTTAACTCTTCTTGTCATTGGTGCAATGGGAATAAGGGAAGCTTCAGAAGTCCCTACCCCATGTGTGGCCCTTGAAAATGGGGAATGTGATGTTAGTGCCTACGAAGCCTTCGAGGATCCCAAAACagggaaaaagaagaagataggTTTTGCAACTTTTGCTACAGGGATTGTTCATGGGTTGCAACCTGATGCACTGATGATGGTCTTGCCTGCACTTGCTTTGCCTTCACGTGTGGCTGGTGCTGCGTTCTTGGGTATGTTTTTGGTTGGAACCGTAATTTCAATGGGAAGCTACACAGTTTTTATTGGAACATGCAGCCAAGCACTAAAAGATAGGATCCCCAGAATAACGGAAAAGCTCACCTGGGCTTCTTCCCTTATAGCTATTGCTTTAGGATTAGGCATAATTATAAGTCAATATTTCGGGTTTAGCCTCTACTGA
- the LOC108224509 gene encoding chloroplast protein FOR GROWTH AND FERTILITY 1 produces MERLIHTNPIPSSTKQLHRPFLPRLHSFKPTTILSSKPNSKTHISVSCNRPFSPLASTFQESQNQLSVLPHGSPPKPHSIHQLAHTFFQQKKAVVARTVILFSATLLLLIQPLFLSPAFASFPTAGPAVATAGTRFFQNEILTSAWTGLFAGCLHTLSGPDHLAALAPLSIGRTRMESAAVGALWGCGHDAGQVIFGLLFLLLKDRLHIEVIRTWGTRVVGLTLLVIGAMGIREASEVPTPCVALENGECDVSAYEALEDPTAGKKKKIGFATFATGIVHGLQPDALLMVLPALALPSRLAGAAFLGMFLVGTVIAMGSYTVFIGTCSEALKDRIPRITEKLTWASSLIAIALGLGIIISQFFGFSIY; encoded by the exons ATGGAGAGGCTTATACATACAAACCCTATCCCCAGTTCAACCAAGCAGCTCCACCGACCCTTTCTCCCTCGATTACATTCTTTCAAACCCACCACAATTTTATCATCAAAACCCAACTCCAAGACCCATATCTCCGTGTCTTGCAATCGCCCTTTTTCTCCCTTGGCTTCCACATTTCAAGAGTCTCAGAATCAACTCTCTGTTTTGCCACATGGGTCGCCTCCGAAACCTCATTCTATACACCAACTTGCTCATACGTTCTTTCAGCAGAAAAAG gCAGTTGTGGCTCGGACTGTAATACTATTCTCAGCTACCTTGCTGCTATTGATCCAACCCTTATTCCTGTCACCAGCATTTGCCTCGTTTCCTACTGCTGGTCCAGCTGTTGCTACAGCGGGGACTAGGTTCTTCCAAAATGAGATTTTGACTAGTGCTTGGACAGGTCTTTTTGCTGGTTGCTTACACACCCTATCTGGACCTGATCACCTTGCTGCTTTGGCACCACTCTCCATCGGACGCACTCGGATGGAAAGTGCTGCGGTTGGGGCTCTTTGGGGCTGTGGTCATGATGCCGGACAGGTCATTTTCGGTTTACTCTTTCTTCTGCTGAAGGACCGCCTGCACATTGAAGTTATTCGTACTTGGGGAACTAGAGTGGTTGGTTTGACTCTTCTCGTCATTGGTGCAATGGGAATAAGGGAAGCTTCAGAAGTCCCTACCCCGTGTGTGGCCCTTGAAAATGGGGAATGTGATGTTAGTGCCTATGAAGCCTTAGAGGATCCCACCGCAggtaaaaagaagaagataggttttgcaacttttgcaactgggATTGTTCATGGGTTGCAACCTGATGCACTTCTGATGGTTTTGCCTGCACTTGCTTTGCCTTCGCGCCTGGCTGGTGCTGCGTTCTTGGGTATGTTTCTGGTTGGAACTGTAATTGCAATGGGAAGTTACACAGTTTTTATTGGAACATGCAGTGAAGCACTTAAGGATAGGATCCCCAGAATAACGGAAAAGCTGACCTGGGCTTCTTCCCTTATAGCTATTGCTTTAGGATTAGGCATAATTATAAGTCAGTTTTTCGGGTTTAGTATCTACTGA